The Ipomoea triloba cultivar NCNSP0323 chromosome 14, ASM357664v1 region aAAACCAGCAGAGGCCCCTAAGCCCAAAGCCAAACAAACTGATTCAAAGGCAGAAGTGAGGAAGGTTTTTGGTGGGCTGTTCCAACAAGAGACCATCTACATTGATGATGACTGAAAGGAGATATAGTAAGAGTATGTATCTAATTTTTCTGATTTTATTTGATTCAACGCTTTTTACTTTTAGAGTACTATCTTAAGTATTGATGCCAAGGGTGGTTGGTTTAGAGAGACTGAGCAAGAAATATGTACAGTCCTGCACACAATAATTATCCTTGTCAATTGAGAGGTTTGGCTtgtaattgtaattgtaattccAATTATTGCTTGTACTTTAGCTTATTAGCCATAACAGCTCTGATCTCCTCTGGGGCATGGAAATTGATTGCAGAAAcatcaaaaaattaaagataaagatGTGATTGAATCCCATATATCTTACATGAAAATGTGAATGAAGGGATATCTAAGCTGGTTTAACTCCATGTGGTCATTTGTCAGATAAAGTCACAAGGTGAGTTTCACGCAGAGCACACCTTCGGGTATCAGGGTTAATTTTCCAGTTCCAGTAAATCAAAGggatatttgattttaattttaattttgaactgTTAAAAGAGAGATAAATGCTTTAATCAGTTTTTATTCTGATTCATCCTTCAAAAGTCGCCAACTAGACAGATTCTATATCACAACCCTCTCATGTATTACCTAAAATTATCATGCAACATTGCTTTGTGTAATGTGTATATGTACCCAATTTTCGATAATTATGTTGCATTTTATCTAATTCAAAATCTTGTTAACTTATTTCATAAAATGGACGAGTTTAGTTCTTGTtaaaagtttgatttttgtcaacacTTTTGACCAAGCTCATTGTACAAAATCTTCCTAATTCAAGTTAACTCTTTGTGGTTTATGGATAATTATACAAGAGCAAGATTTACTAGGCACACTTTTGGGTAGCCTAAGTACATAACTACATAATAATTGCAGTATTAAGTAGCAATCCAGTAATGAATTCACACTTCCAACAGACAAATTAAATTGTGCTCTATATGTATcatctcaagaaaaaaaaaagtatacattaaaatatgcatgtatgtatacatatttttGTTGAGGTGATGAGGAAAACTCACGACTCACATAAAAGAAATAATACAAATTCATGATTTTTAATAACAGAATCATGCTTCACCCAATCAATTATTCCTTTCGGGGCATGTACATATACAAATTAATAAGCTTGAAAATGATCATCAATATATATTCTTAAGCCCCAATCCATTGAAAATGGTCATCAACATTTCCTAGGATTGCATGCATCTAATTAAGTTGCCATTATGTCCGAAATTTTCTTCTCAATTTGATCATCAATTCTCCTACCTATTTCCTTAAATGCATTCAAATCCCATTATATTTATGCCCATAATGTAACATATTCCACACAAAAAAATGGGCAAAGGGGTATGGAACAGTGTATCCATTGTCTTCATGATCTCCCTAGCCTTTGTATACTTCTGCTCCAAATCACTAACACCTTATTACTGGATCTTAGAAAGCATCCATGGAAGCAACAACCTGGAAATTCAAGTCCAAGCTGTTTGCAATGTCAGCAATGGAGGAAATCAACCAATCTTGAAGAAAACAAAGTGCAACTGGTTCAAGGGGACATGGGTGTGGGATGATTCTTATCCAATGTATGACTCCATGTCTTGTCCCTTTATCCGAAAAGAGTTTCACTGCATCAAATATGGCCGCACTAATCTGGAGTATCTCAAATATAGATGGCAGCCTCACGGGTGTGAATTGCCCAGGTGAGCgttttagttgaaatggaacATATATTCTAATGTACAATGAACGAGCTGGTAGGTATCAGGGCCAGATTTTGGGCTGTGCAAGTTAGGCTACAGCATAGGGTCCCAAATTTTAGAAGgctcaatatttaatttttagccAGTTAGTTAagacattaaaaattaaaaaatttgcaaTCAATACTAAAAAATTCTAAATGGTAGGGCCTCATTTGTTTACAAGAACGGTgccacaaaaatctaaaaatcggCACTAGTGGGTATGTTTAATGTTTATATACATTTGGACTGACCAAGTTTGTTATGAATTTTGTGAAGGTTTGATGGGGAGGATTTCTTGAGGAGGATGAAGGGGAAGAAGATAATGTATGTGGGGGATTCTTTGAGTCTTAATAATTTTGAATCACTTCTTTGCTTGTTACATGGCACAGTTCCAGGAGTGAAATACAAAGAAGAGTTTACTCCTCTCAACGTTACAGTCACATTTCAGGtctgttttatacttttatacatatAAGCTCACACTATTGTATAGATAGTGAGGCAATCCTAACAAGTTAGTCCGACAATTGATTTAGAGTATTTTCAATAGCTTTTGATTTTTTAAGGTTTTTGAAGTGTCAATTAGGAAAGGGAtggaggcaaaaaaaaaaaaaaaaaagggctcacaagaaaaaaggaaaaaaaaaaaggctcataatattttttttttaaaaatgaaaaagagtaTAAAATGCGCCCAATAGGCACATGCGCGCTTCTTGTGTTCCCTGCGCAGAAACTCATATTagttttctcttttttcctCACCTGATAGGCCCCACAAAATACCAAAAATTGCAAGAGAAAAAATCATCTAAATATCACTCTTCACATTCGTTAAAAACCAAACTTCTAGTTTTTTACTGTTTCAAAAATCATGAAAAAACTCCTATTGGGATGCTCTTAGGGCATCTATATTAGTGTTGTATTTTTCAGGGTTTTTTACGTGCCAACAAGGAGAGAGGAAATAAAgtggaaaaggaaaaaggaaaaaaaattatgacagGAAggctgaaaagaaaaaaaaaaattgtaccaAATGTGGGCGTGCGTGCACTACATGTGCCAGCCTGATTGTGTCCAATgcgcacaattttattttatttatttatttttttgttttttgaaggATAAACTGCGTTAATAAACATTAAGAACGATTACAACAAGAAGGAATGAAAAGTcattccatacaatctgacatagaatCCAATGTGCACAATTTTTGTTCTTTGTTGTCATTTATCTGTTGAGTGAGACTCATTAAAAACCAAAACTTGCAGGAggtaaaaactaagaaaaaattatGCACCACACCAACAAAAAACCACTTGATCTgacaaaattcaacaaaaataGGTTTTAAGTCACAAGGTTTTAAATTCTACTCTTTGTTAGAGTTGTCTATTGGTCTGAGTCGAACCGTTATTGACAACTTAGACTGGTTTACCTTTATACACAAAATAGGTTTATCCTTAGCCAAATTAGTTGAATAGTTAGTCTATAACTACATTGATTTATCTTCTTGTAGTTCTTTTGTCTGTTAGGGTCACCAGGCATGCTTCATATCCAGCCAAGCAGTTTATTTGGTAACCATAAAGTTAATTTTGTAGTCGGCTATTAGGAATTTAGATTGATTTAACAGTTTATTTGGTAACCATAAAGTTAATTTTGTAATCGGTTATGAGCAATTTAGATTGATTTATTTGCTAACTAGGATCACAAGACGAATTTCATCTAAAACACACCTTTAGATAATTGGATTTTTCCGTAAATCAAAATATGACATAAATTGATGATAAAAACATCATGTGAATATACTGAGGTATGAATCTGCAGGATTATGATGTTGAAGTGATCTTGTTTCACTCTGAGTTCCTCGTTGACATCGAGAAGGAAGGAATAGGTCGAGTGGTGAAGATGAACTCTGTGAAGAACGGAGAGATATGGAAACACATCAACGTCCTGATATTCAACAGTTGGTTATGGTGGTTGAGGATGCCGCCAAAACAGCCGTAAACACTATCAgcatttcatcatcatcatctctaTCTTTCGACATGATTGAGGTTTGAGACTGTGAATGGTGAATATAATGTTTTTTGTAGGTGGGATTTTATCGAACAGGTGGACGGCAAGGTAGTGAAAGACATGAACCGTGTAGAAGCTTTTCAAATGGCTCTTCAAACATGGGCAAAATGGGTAGACACAGAAGTGGATTTGACcaaaaccaaagttttttttCAAGGAGAAACTGCTGCCCATTATCGGTAAcccttccatttttctttcttgaacATTCACCATTCACAAACTATTTAAGAGAAGATTATGTGCATTTATGTAAATGATTGTGTGCATTTAGGTAGATTATTGTGTGCATTTGTGTACTACTTCACAGTTCTCTAGCTCTCTATGATGATCAAGAGCTGAGAATTAAATGTAGtaacattttcgtaattataaTGTTATATTTGGAAATACACACTATTATATATCTTGAATGTATTGTCGGTAAATATTAAGCGTTTCCAAATGTATTgttgtaattacaaaaatgcagTTGCAAACAGTcctaattacaaaaatgtcaatgcatttttttttcaaatttcaatttttgatATCTTAGATTGAGAGATGAGATTATTTTGCATATTCGTTCTCATGGGACCATTAGTTTCTCATCTAATCTGATTCTATATAACAATAGAATTTTGAAGGGATAGGACTAATGTTTTTGGTGTGTTGATACAGTGGAGATTTGTGGGGGAAGACAGCAAAGACGAATTGCGTGAATGAGTTCATGCCTATAAATGAAACAGTGATTTCTACGGCGGCGTCACCGGTTACCAACATAACCAAGaaaattttgagtgaaatacGGAAACCGGTGTTTTTTGTGGATTTGGCAACGCTCTCAAGATTCAGAGTAGATGCACATATAATGAAGTATAATGGATTTCATGGCACAGACTGCACACATTGGTGTATTGCTGGAGTCCCAGATACTTGGAACTTACTGCTTTATGCAGCCCTTCTTCAAGATACTTGATTGTATAATCTTACATCTAATGTCCATATTTCATTTCAACTTGATTTGTGATGTTCATAtcttcatttaaatttttttttttaaagaattgttCTTGTTGGGTTGAACCGATCTGACTCATTCCATTTGAGAAAAGCATTTAACCGTATATCATTTGGGAGTGTTTAATAAATAGTTGTTAGGTAATTGAATTAGTAAGTTTAATTAGTTTATAACATTAGTTgactgattacatgcaaaatgactttctcaaaaagttgatcgaaaaagctgctttaaacaattttttgaattttagaattttggagcaataaattgttacaaaaagctaattaattaaacactcatattgattatttaactaagtcaaacaactaatagtgatcaaataagtttatattagTTGATATTCTCTACTTTGACCCTACATCAATGCCAATCATTATACTCTTAACTATGTTACACCACTTAcctaaagttcatttttaatacattgaacaTTTAATTTTTGAAGGTTCATTTGTAAGtatactaattaaaaatgagCCTTCAATACATTAAAAGTGAAGATTcggtatattaaaaataaacattaaacattTATTAGTgttccacaatataatttggcCATCAATGCAGTTGCTATTCATAGTTTTAGTGGGTATGCCTAATAAATTCATGTATAAAGACAGAACACAATAAGTTTACATCTGATTGCTAAGAATTCCACTTGTGAGGCAGTACAATTATGTTAGAAAATAACACTAAAGGCACTGCCATCATCAAACACAGCATGTTGTGTAACCATTCAACAAAATATGAgaattttcaactttcaagctaTGAGGAGTAATGCAGTTGGACCGTGATAATAAGAATGAAATTATGCAGATTGAACCTCGAGCTTGGGGGTGTTCTCTTCGACTTTTTTTGAGTTTGGTAGGTATCTCCAGCAGCGTTTGTTGACCCCACTAATTTTCTTGGGTGCGTCGGCAATTGGAGTACCtgcatgttatatatatatttgaaacaTGTAAGAAATTGAATTTCAGATTAACCAAGTGCTAGCTGAACAAAGAACCAAAAAAACGATACAAGAAAGTATCAAATCCAAAAGTAATGACAACATTACAACAATGACTAGCAGTGTCAGGAGAAAGAATTCTCAAACCCTTCAGTTCAGCTTGTCTGAGGCACTATGTCATGTGCTGTACATACAACACACAACCTAGTGGTTCCCACTGTTTGGGTACGAACTGCTAGCTCTGGTTCCTAAACAAATGGCAACTGGAACCAACCCTTCATAAGAAGGAACAGGTTCTGATTTAAACCTGATTGTTTTTACTATATAAAGGCAGTAATGGCACTAGGGAAGAACCCCTATaacattttccttcttctttgtTCTCTCTTGTGCCAAATCCCCCAtccacaccaaaaaaaaaaagccactCATACTTCTGGTCATGTAATCTCTCAGCAAAGCTCCACCCTCCCTGTAATTGGGAGTCGGAGAGCACAGTGGTTGATGGCGGCAACCGTCAGCAGTGGCACTAATGGTGAAGCTCCATCAATAGAAACCATGCAAGGCAGTTGTTTGTCGATGAGGTTAGACAAAATGATAAGTACAAGTAATAAGGAAAAGCTATGGTTTCAAAACCTGACAATTTTCTCTTAGGCATGTGTAGGTTTGTATCAAAAGCCAATAAAGCCATGGCTTCAACCTTTCATCAATTCGAGCCATGCAAGGCAGTTGGTTTGTGGATGAGGATAGATAAAATGATAGGTAAAGAAATGAGGAGAAACCATAAGCCATAGTTTTGAGATCTGATTTGTATGTGTATACAATTGAAGCACGTGCTCATCttaactaaaagcctaagcttatagttggattgcacatatatgtttatatattatatgctcaacatataCTGGAACTGGATACTAATTCAGTTCAGGTTTTCACAGCAATGGTTCAGCCTGAACCATAGTCACCCTAACACAACCAAGAAAAATAACCCAATTATTCTTGCATTCCaaataatatgaaataataGGATACAGAGCTCCAAGTTTCCTAAAAGTATCAAATGTCtggaaatatttaaaaaaaataaaaataaaaataaaaaattgtacatTTCAGCCATTCATTCTTTTAAAACCCCGACAAACACACTACCAACATCACTCAAACTTCACTTTAGTGTTATGCACAATCTTTTTTCATTAGTAGTCATCCCATGTACACTCTAACAAAACtcattacggagtatatatacatacatatatatagcagAGCTATCAACTGCAACAGAAGCAGCTTTGAACATTGCTACAGAATGGACACGACATGCATAGTACATAAAGAATAACACATTTAACATGTTGTCAACCACATGCAACATGGAGTATATAGcactatacatacacatttAACTTTCAGAAGTTTTTGTTTCCTAATAGGATGTATATTTTAGAGCCTAGAAATTCCAAAGAAAAGACATCTCATTTTATTGCACTCCTCAAGTATATGAATGGATAATACTCCATAGAAGATAAAGTTAAACTACCTGCTCTCTAAAACTATCAGTCTGCCACACATATACAATCGAATcacacaattaaaaaataataataataatcaaacctCGACATTATTGTAAGCTTAAAtgccaaattaattaaatcctGCTGCTTTTAATCACTTCTTTTGGTGATCAACAGCCCAAAATTAACCTATACTCCTTACTAAACATCAAATCAGAAATGCAATAAATGAATAACTACACATTATTCAAATGAACAATTCCATGCATTCCTCAATTAATAAGAAAGAGCAaacttattaataaaaatgcaaaGATAATATACgagagaaagaagaaaccgaCCGTCTTTATGAGCGATGCCCCAAGCCTTTCCGTGCGTCCCACTCTGCAACAAGCCCATAAACCCTTTAAACCTCAGGAAAACTCCTAAATCCAAATCCGTAAAAGAGTATCGAGTACCTTGTAGAGATTGATTTTGGTAATTTGGTAGGAAACGTCAGTCCAGTGAGTTTTAGCCATGTGATAGCCAATGCCCCAGTTGGGGAGAAACTGCGCCACCTCGAAGaagttcttcttcttcttccgcTTCGGCTTCTTAACGCCGGCCGCCGGCGCAGTCGGAGGAGTGGCTGAAGTGCTGAGATTTCTGAGGAAGTTGAAGGAGAGTCTGAATAAACTGGCGGCTCGATCCGCCGATGGCCTTGCTAGAGCAGTCGCCATTGTTTTCGAATGAGCCAACTGCAGAATCTGCTTTCTGTATTTTTACAAACTGGACTCTGCTGCCCTTCGGAATCCAGAGAGCTCATTTTTGGGCCCCAAACGCCTAATCTAGgccttcatttttatttttatggaaGACCTAAGGCccattttgaatttttcttttgtaaaatttacaatttattactccgtatttgatttGCACTCTTTACGTCACATTTGATCTGTCTGATTCGGTTGATTAGGTTTGATTAAAATTAttctttgtttaaatttttatatattttattttattattattgtataaaatttatatatttagaaactatatttaaaatactataaaacacaacaaatttaaattttaaaatattaaagaaaataaataaataataaatagtttgtttgaccaatgaatagtaaatatgacaaagtaaaatgagacagagggaatataatttttttttaaacccaaAGGATGGGAAACTCAAAATCACTACAAGCAACAAGACGGTTGGAAACTTATTGACGAGAGAAATTCGAATCACTAATTGAAGATATGCAATGGTAAGTCCCGCTTTGGCTAACCACTTCAAATAAAAAAGGTCAATATGTCATTTTTACTGTCAAAACCACTATTTGAGGTTATACATTAGATAAATCACACATTAGCTAACTAATTTAAACCAAGAAACCTAATAGGACACTCCAATTAGTTTGACTAATTTGTaatcttgtgattaccaaaCTAACAATATGACTAACTTGGTTAAGGTTGCCCCATACTTAACATGCTAGTTAGAGATTGAGATTAAGTAACCACAATCTTATTCTATTAACCCACGCTATATAAACATACCCAAGTTTAAATCCCAAACTTTAGGGTTCCTATTGCTCCTTCAAACTTAGGGAAAATGGTTAAATAAGccttcgaactttacctaaaagtgcaattaggcccccaaACATTCAAAAGGTCTAATTACACACACAAACTTGTCATTTTTGGGCATTTAAACCCATATTACCGGTTGTTCCAGGTGAACAACCGGTCATATTTTTCCGAGTGAACAACCGGCGGCCAGAATGTTCATCCCCAACAACGGAGAAGATGAAAGTGTTCGTCTGGTTCGTCTTCTCCGGAACACTGGTTAACCAGTGAACCACACTGGTTTGTCTTCTCCGGAGAAGACTGTTAGTCTTCTCCATTGGAGAAACCGGAGAAGACAGACCGTACGTCTTCTCCATGACGAACCAGTGTTCGTCAACGTGATGGCCATACTCAAAACCCACCATGACTCGTCTGAAAAAATTAGCCCACCGGAAGCAACCAAACATCAACTGGGGAGCATAAATGAGGTCGGCAGACAGAAGCCAccagaaaacaagaaaaattcgTTCT contains the following coding sequences:
- the LOC116004085 gene encoding protein trichome birefringence-like 41, which produces MGKGVWNSVSIVFMISLAFVYFCSKSLTPYYWILESIHGSNNLEIQVQAVCNVSNGGNQPILKKTKCNWFKGTWVWDDSYPMYDSMSCPFIRKEFHCIKYGRTNLEYLKYRWQPHGCELPRFDGEDFLRRMKGKKIMYVGDSLSLNNFESLLCLLHGTVPGVKYKEEFTPLNVTVTFQDYDVEVILFHSEFLVDIEKEGIGRVVKMNSVKNGEIWKHINVLIFNSWLWWLRMPPKQPWDFIEQVDGKVVKDMNRVEAFQMALQTWAKWVDTEVDLTKTKVFFQGETAAHYRGDLWGKTAKTNCVNEFMPINETVISTAASPVTNITKKILSEIRKPVFFVDLATLSRFRVDAHIMKYNGFHGTDCTHWCIAGVPDTWNLLLYAALLQDT
- the LOC116004148 gene encoding uncharacterized protein LOC116004148, encoding MATALARPSADRAASLFRLSFNFLRNLSTSATPPTAPAAGVKKPKRKKKKNFFEVAQFLPNWGIGYHMAKTHWTDVSYQITKINLYKSGTHGKAWGIAHKDGTPIADAPKKISGVNKRCWRYLPNSKKVEENTPKLEVQSA